Below is a window of Caballeronia insecticola DNA.
ACGCTCTGCACCGCGACGCCCGTCACCTGCAGACCGGTGCGGTACGTATCGAGCGAGCGCTGGATCGACTCGGCCAGGCGCGCACGCAGCGTGTCGCGATTCTTGTAGAGCATGTCGTCGGTCGTCTGGCTGCCCGCGATCTCGCGGACCGCGGCCTGCGCAGCCTGCATGACGCTCTGGTCGGGATCCAGATTGCGGAACAGGAAGTCGGTCGGCGACTTGATCTGATACTGCACGGCAAAGCGTACGTCGACGATATCGGCGTCGTGCGTCAGCAGCGACGCATCGCGCACGTTGCCTTGCGAGAGCGCGGTGCCGCGCCCCACTTCGACCGAACGGATCTGCGAGGTATCGACGATATCGTTCGACTGGAACGGATACGGCAGACGCCAGTGAATGCCCTGCGCGACCGTCTGACGATACTGGCCGAACTGCGACACCACGCCGACGTGACCGTCCTGCACGACGAACACGCCGCTGCCGAGATAAATGGCGATCAGCACGCCGATGATGATGCCGAGGCCGATCTTCGTGCCGCGCCCGTTGCCGTCACGCGGCGCGCCGTTGCCGGGCTTGCGCCCGAACATGCCGGCGAGGCGGCGATTGAACTCGCGCCACATTTCGTCGAGATCGGGCGGACCTTCATCCTTGCCGTTCGGACGCTTGCCGTCCTGCGGACGCTTGGTGTCGTTCTTCACGCCATTGCCGTCGCCCCGCCCCCAGCGCGGATCGTTGATCGAAAAGACGGCATGTTCGCGTTGCCGGTTGGACCGCTCGTTGTAGTCGTTCACTCGGTGATTCACCATTAGACAGCCGGGTCGATGCCGGGTGGAGGCCGGGCCAGAGCAGATCAGTTGCCGTGCTCGGGAACCTTGTGATCGTCACGTTCGAGCGCAGGCCGCTGGTCTCCGGACTGCGCGTTCGTGTCGTGTATGGCGTTTGACCCGGACTGCGTGGATTGCGTTGCTTCGGACGCCTCGTGCGGCTCCCCGAATTCGGCGAGCACACTGGGTAGGCCCGCATCGGTTTCTTCGGATTCCGCCGCGGCGATTTCGGCGATGGCAGCGCGCAGCGCATCGAGCCCCTGACCCGTGCGTGCACTCAGAAAGACGCGCGAAATATTACCATACTCGTCCCTTTCAA
It encodes the following:
- the hflK gene encoding FtsH protease activity modulator HflK encodes the protein MNDYNERSNRQREHAVFSINDPRWGRGDGNGVKNDTKRPQDGKRPNGKDEGPPDLDEMWREFNRRLAGMFGRKPGNGAPRDGNGRGTKIGLGIIIGVLIAIYLGSGVFVVQDGHVGVVSQFGQYRQTVAQGIHWRLPYPFQSNDIVDTSQIRSVEVGRGTALSQGNVRDASLLTHDADIVDVRFAVQYQIKSPTDFLFRNLDPDQSVMQAAQAAVREIAGSQTTDDMLYKNRDTLRARLAESIQRSLDTYRTGLQVTGVAVQSVQVPQQVQSAFEEAARVRQDNERARDTAQAYADQLLPRAKADAAKMIDEATSYSNREVTRAQGDAERFKQVYTEYSKAPAVIRQRMYLDTMQQIYSRTTKVFVDSKTGSNVVYLPLDKLVEANRQQAKDAAEGASSAAAPAEAQVRPQSAASATAPAAAAPATPASSASGASAASGASGANAGSDPLRSRDAFRSRSRSEDLQ